One Desulfovibrio litoralis DSM 11393 genomic region harbors:
- the otnK gene encoding 3-oxo-tetronate kinase produces MPAILGCIADDFTGGTDLANTLVRQGMRTVQTCDLPADDLKIPDADAIIVSLKCRSIDPREAVKQCRSALAWLKKQGCQYFLWKYCSTFDSTPKGNIGPVAEALLNDLGADYTIVCPAFPLNGRTIYKGQLFVGDLPLSESSMRNHPVTPMRDSNLIRLLEPQVTEKVGLITWETIRQGADAINKALTQLSSNKVRYIVTDALEDKDLITLAEACSKLSLITGGSGIALGLPEMYRKQGLLKTYNTPVSLPKITGGTVILSGSCSEATRGQLARLAAKNEENSDTSKAPAYPMFQLDPLKISTNPNFIKQAAQWAKEQLLNNRIPVLYASDAPEAVAAVQKALGQEASGALIENALGELATDLYQAGATHFIVAGGESSGAVVKALKVPALQIGQQIAPGVPWTVSVDTAGKQIAITLKSGNFGGIDFFEQAVALQP; encoded by the coding sequence ATGCCAGCTATTCTTGGTTGTATTGCCGACGACTTTACCGGCGGAACAGACCTCGCCAACACTTTGGTGCGTCAAGGAATGCGAACGGTACAAACCTGTGATCTACCTGCCGACGACTTAAAAATACCCGACGCAGACGCCATTATAGTTTCTTTAAAATGTCGCTCTATTGACCCCAGAGAGGCCGTAAAACAATGCCGTTCCGCATTAGCTTGGTTAAAAAAACAAGGTTGTCAATATTTTCTTTGGAAATATTGCTCAACTTTTGACTCAACCCCAAAAGGGAATATAGGGCCGGTAGCAGAAGCATTATTAAATGACTTAGGAGCTGATTATACTATTGTTTGTCCCGCCTTCCCTTTAAACGGACGTACCATATATAAAGGACAACTTTTTGTCGGCGATCTTCCTTTATCCGAAAGCAGTATGAGAAATCACCCTGTTACACCAATGAGAGATTCAAACTTGATTCGACTTTTAGAGCCACAAGTTACGGAAAAAGTCGGACTAATCACTTGGGAAACAATAAGACAAGGTGCTGATGCCATCAATAAAGCATTAACACAACTCAGCTCAAACAAAGTACGCTATATTGTTACTGACGCTCTTGAGGATAAAGACCTTATTACCTTAGCCGAAGCCTGTTCAAAATTATCTTTGATCACAGGCGGAAGCGGAATTGCACTCGGCTTACCTGAAATGTATCGCAAGCAAGGGTTGCTCAAAACTTACAATACTCCCGTCTCGCTTCCAAAAATCACAGGCGGAACTGTTATTTTATCAGGGAGTTGCTCAGAAGCAACAAGAGGACAACTTGCACGCCTTGCAGCTAAAAATGAAGAAAATTCAGATACATCAAAAGCCCCTGCTTACCCAATGTTCCAACTTGACCCTTTAAAAATATCCACAAACCCAAACTTTATAAAACAAGCCGCACAATGGGCAAAAGAACAGCTTTTAAATAATCGTATACCCGTACTTTATGCCAGTGATGCACCGGAAGCAGTCGCAGCCGTTCAAAAAGCTTTAGGACAAGAAGCCTCGGGAGCTTTAATAGAAAACGCTTTAGGCGAACTTGCAACCGATTTATATCAAGCCGGTGCGACTCACTTTATTGTCGCAGGCGGTGAAAGTTCGGGTGCGGTTGTTAAAGCCTTAAAAGTTCCTGCCTTACAAATAGGTCAACAAATAGCCCCGGGAGTTCCTTGGACGGTTAGCGTAGACACAGCAGGCAAACAAATCGCCATAACCTTAAAATCAGGTAACTTCGGCGGAATTGACTTTTTTGAACAAGCCGTTGCCCTTCAACCTTAA
- the otnC gene encoding 3-oxo-tetronate 4-phosphate decarboxylase — MQSENEIRNKMVQTGRSFFERGLSGGSSGNMSALLPDGCLLVTPTGSSLGGLIPERLSKISPNGEHISGDKPTKEVFMHQACYASRPDCKAVVHLHSPYAVAISCLADLQPDDCLPAITPYFVMRIGSLPLAPYIKPGSEVIGEQIRTLLPGRVAVLLANHGPVVTGKSLDDAANNSEELEDSCRLFLMLKGHKVRLLTEEERLALINKN; from the coding sequence ATGCAAAGTGAAAATGAAATAAGAAACAAAATGGTTCAAACAGGTCGTTCTTTCTTTGAACGAGGTTTATCAGGCGGTTCATCGGGTAATATGAGTGCCTTATTACCTGACGGTTGTCTCTTGGTAACCCCGACGGGTTCCTCTTTGGGCGGCTTGATTCCCGAGCGTTTAAGCAAAATTTCTCCAAACGGAGAACATATCTCAGGTGATAAACCCACAAAAGAAGTGTTTATGCATCAAGCCTGTTATGCCTCAAGACCAGACTGTAAGGCCGTTGTACACCTACACTCTCCTTATGCTGTTGCCATATCATGCTTGGCAGACTTACAACCTGATGACTGCTTACCGGCAATAACTCCATATTTTGTAATGCGAATAGGTTCTTTGCCTCTTGCTCCTTATATCAAACCGGGAAGCGAGGTTATCGGAGAACAAATCAGAACACTTTTACCCGGGCGAGTTGCGGTTTTACTAGCCAATCACGGACCTGTCGTAACCGGAAAAAGTTTAGATGATGCCGCCAACAACAGTGAAGAGTTGGAAGACAGTTGTCGCCTCTTTCTTATGTTAAAAGGACACAAAGTACGTCTTTTAACAGAAGAAGAACGCTTGGCTCTTATCAACAAAAACTAG
- the otnI gene encoding 2-oxo-tetronate isomerase, protein MPKFAANLTMMFNEYKFEDRFSAAADAGFKAVEYLFPYDFEPDFLAKQLEKNNLTQALFNLYPGNWEKGERGLACLPGREDEFIKSVEKAIPYAKAFSCQRLHAMAGLTPQGIEKATLLKTYKENIAQAANLLKPHGITLCLEPINQRSMPGYFLNKQGDAVEIIKELNTEHGTDNVKLQFDCFHCQMEEGAVSLKLREFFPYTAHYQIAGVPERHEPNTGELNYAYIFNLIDELGYQGYIGCEYIPLAKTVDGLSWFTAL, encoded by the coding sequence ATGCCTAAATTTGCCGCCAATTTAACCATGATGTTTAATGAATATAAGTTTGAAGATCGCTTTTCCGCCGCTGCGGATGCCGGTTTTAAAGCCGTTGAATATCTTTTCCCTTATGATTTTGAACCTGATTTTTTAGCCAAACAACTAGAAAAAAATAATTTGACCCAAGCTCTTTTTAATCTTTATCCCGGTAATTGGGAAAAAGGTGAACGTGGTTTGGCTTGTCTTCCGGGGCGTGAAGATGAGTTTATTAAAAGTGTCGAAAAAGCCATACCTTACGCCAAAGCTTTTTCTTGCCAACGCTTGCACGCAATGGCAGGGTTAACTCCGCAAGGTATTGAAAAAGCAACTTTACTGAAAACATACAAAGAAAATATCGCTCAAGCTGCCAACTTGTTAAAACCACACGGAATTACGCTCTGTCTTGAACCGATAAATCAACGCAGTATGCCGGGATATTTTTTAAATAAGCAAGGTGATGCGGTTGAAATAATTAAAGAGCTCAACACAGAACACGGAACAGATAATGTTAAATTACAATTTGACTGTTTTCATTGTCAAATGGAAGAAGGTGCTGTTTCTTTAAAATTGCGAGAGTTCTTTCCTTATACCGCCCACTATCAAATAGCCGGAGTACCCGAACGCCACGAACCAAACACGGGCGAACTTAATTATGCATATATTTTTAACCTGATAGATGAACTCGGTTATCAAGGCTATATTGGTTGTGAATATATTCCTCTAGCAAAAACCGTTGACGGACTTTCTTGGTTTACCGCTCTTTAA
- the ltnD gene encoding L-threonate dehydrogenase: protein MSKQCYGVVGLGAMGMGMAQSMVKEGLETWGCDLNPKALETFKAAGGKVAKDVHELVSKADVIFLVVVNAEQVEAVLFTSGAFEKIKAGAVVIVCSTVKPEYAESVGERLAKRNILMLDAPISGGAVKASQGQITVMASGPQEAFDKAQKGLDAVAAKVYCLGKEAGKGSGMKVVNQLLAGVHIAAAAEALAFGIRMGLDPEKVYEVITNAAGNSWMFENRVPHILANDYTPLSAVDIFVKDLNIVLDTARKVSFPAPLSAAAHQQFIHASGAGFGREDDSAVIKVFPGIKLPKGK from the coding sequence ATGTCTAAACAATGTTACGGGGTCGTCGGTCTTGGTGCCATGGGCATGGGCATGGCACAATCAATGGTAAAAGAAGGGTTAGAGACTTGGGGTTGCGACCTTAACCCCAAGGCACTGGAAACATTTAAAGCAGCAGGCGGAAAAGTTGCAAAAGATGTTCATGAGCTGGTAAGTAAGGCAGATGTTATTTTTTTGGTTGTTGTTAACGCCGAACAAGTTGAAGCCGTCTTATTTACTTCGGGTGCTTTTGAAAAAATTAAAGCCGGTGCTGTAGTAATCGTTTGTAGCACAGTCAAACCTGAATACGCCGAAAGCGTAGGGGAAAGATTGGCAAAACGCAATATTTTAATGCTTGATGCTCCTATTTCTGGCGGTGCCGTAAAAGCCTCTCAAGGACAAATCACGGTTATGGCTTCAGGTCCGCAAGAAGCTTTTGATAAAGCACAAAAAGGCTTAGATGCTGTTGCTGCAAAAGTTTATTGTTTAGGAAAAGAAGCGGGAAAAGGCTCGGGCATGAAAGTTGTAAACCAACTCCTCGCCGGAGTACATATTGCCGCCGCCGCCGAAGCCTTAGCTTTTGGTATACGAATGGGGCTTGATCCTGAGAAAGTATATGAAGTTATTACCAACGCCGCCGGTAATTCATGGATGTTCGAAAACAGAGTTCCGCATATTCTTGCAAACGATTATACTCCGCTCAGTGCTGTTGATATTTTTGTTAAAGATTTAAACATAGTACTTGATACAGCCAGAAAAGTAAGTTTTCCTGCTCCGCTATCAGCCGCCGCACATCAACAATTTATACATGCCAGCGGTGCCGGATTTGGAAGAGAAGACGATTCTGCCGTAATCAAAGTTTTCCCCGGAATTAAACTCCCCAAAGGGAAGTAA
- a CDS encoding GntP family permease translates to MEISSNQMALSLTVGIITLIVLILWTRIHAFPALLIAAILTGIVGGMGFLPVMESITKGFGSTLGSIGLIIGLGIMMGELFEISGAAKRMAKTFISFFGKGREEIALAVTGFIVSVPIFCDSGFVILSPLAKAISRRTGKSVITLGVALAAGLVVTHHLVPPTPGPVAAANNFGVSIGVMLIWGVLLAIPVTISAVLYARYIGNKIFRLPALDGEGYVNQPYPVGAGGKWLEERDDDATLPSAFMSFLPILAPVGLIVAGTLAKMFGLQGVLGTTIQGFGHPVVAVGIGLLIAIYGLTPGRFSRDEVVDAMDKSVRQAGIILFVTGAGGALGAVLRDSGAAKSVAEAIATLNLLPILLPLIIATIVRLLQGSGTVSMITASSIVAPMAPTLELDPVLGALACCAGSLFFGYFNDSYFWVVNRILGVSNVKEQIKIWSVTTTICWAVASTILIIASFIV, encoded by the coding sequence ATGGAGATTAGCAGTAATCAAATGGCTCTAAGCTTGACTGTTGGTATCATTACTTTAATCGTTTTGATTTTATGGACACGCATTCACGCCTTCCCTGCTCTGCTCATAGCCGCTATTTTAACAGGAATTGTTGGGGGCATGGGCTTTTTACCGGTTATGGAGTCTATTACTAAAGGTTTTGGCTCTACGCTAGGAAGTATAGGTTTAATTATTGGTCTTGGAATTATGATGGGGGAACTCTTTGAGATCTCAGGTGCGGCAAAGCGAATGGCGAAAACCTTTATCTCTTTTTTTGGAAAAGGCAGAGAAGAAATAGCTTTAGCTGTTACCGGTTTTATTGTTTCTGTTCCTATCTTTTGTGATTCCGGCTTTGTTATTTTATCTCCTTTGGCAAAAGCAATTTCTCGTCGCACGGGAAAAAGCGTAATAACTCTTGGTGTTGCTTTGGCTGCCGGTCTTGTTGTTACTCACCACTTAGTACCGCCAACCCCTGGTCCTGTTGCCGCCGCAAATAACTTTGGGGTTTCTATCGGTGTTATGTTAATCTGGGGTGTGTTGCTGGCAATTCCCGTAACAATATCCGCTGTACTCTATGCACGTTATATCGGAAATAAAATTTTTAGATTACCGGCTCTTGACGGAGAAGGTTATGTTAATCAACCATATCCTGTCGGTGCTGGTGGAAAATGGCTTGAAGAAAGAGACGATGACGCAACTTTACCTTCAGCATTTATGTCTTTTCTTCCTATTTTAGCTCCGGTTGGTTTAATTGTTGCGGGAACTCTTGCCAAAATGTTCGGCTTGCAAGGCGTACTTGGTACAACAATACAAGGTTTCGGCCACCCCGTTGTGGCTGTTGGAATAGGCTTATTAATCGCTATTTACGGCTTAACTCCCGGGCGTTTTTCTCGTGATGAAGTTGTTGATGCAATGGATAAGTCTGTGCGTCAAGCAGGGATTATTCTTTTTGTTACCGGTGCCGGTGGTGCGTTAGGTGCCGTATTACGTGATAGCGGAGCGGCTAAGAGTGTTGCGGAAGCTATTGCTACTTTAAACTTATTGCCTATTCTTCTGCCTTTAATTATTGCAACGATAGTACGTCTTCTTCAAGGCTCGGGGACTGTAAGTATGATTACAGCTTCTTCCATTGTTGCACCGATGGCTCCAACTTTAGAGTTAGACCCTGTTCTAGGTGCGTTGGCGTGTTGTGCCGGTTCATTATTCTTCGGATATTTTAACGACAGTTACTTCTGGGTTGTTAACCGTATACTTGGCGTTAGCAATGTCAAAGAACAAATTAAAATCTGGTCTGTTACAACAACAATTTGTTGGGCAGTAGCCAGCACAATTCTGATCATTGCCAGTTTTATTGTATAA
- the pdxA gene encoding 4-hydroxythreonine-4-phosphate dehydrogenase PdxA produces MNSTYKPLVGIPMGDPAGVGPEIVVMALSKPFVNAISRPVVIGDKKTLEQAMKITKINLTIKEITNVNQGDFKDGVLNLINLNNIDINKLELGKVQAMGGKAAFEYIKKSIEMALAKELDVLATTPINKESFKAANVPYIGHTEVLEDLTKTHNPLTMFQVKDLRVFFFSRHVSLKKACDLIKKDKMVEFIEKCTEAAKILGIENPRIAVAGLNPHSGEHGLFGDEEVKEIEPAVKIAREKGINVVGPVPADSVFHQGLIGRYDLVLSLYHDQGHIATKMVDFERTISLTNGMPFLRTSVDHGTAFDIAGTGKVSSVSMEEAIRLAAEYAPKFNKRA; encoded by the coding sequence ATGAATAGTACATATAAACCATTGGTTGGAATACCTATGGGCGACCCTGCCGGTGTTGGTCCTGAGATTGTAGTAATGGCATTAAGTAAACCTTTTGTGAACGCTATTTCTCGTCCTGTAGTTATAGGCGACAAAAAAACGCTTGAACAGGCGATGAAAATTACTAAGATTAACTTAACAATTAAAGAAATTACTAATGTTAATCAGGGCGATTTTAAAGACGGAGTTTTAAATCTTATAAACTTGAATAATATCGACATAAACAAGTTAGAGCTTGGAAAAGTTCAGGCGATGGGCGGAAAAGCCGCTTTTGAATATATTAAAAAATCAATCGAAATGGCTTTGGCTAAAGAGCTTGATGTGCTTGCGACTACTCCTATCAACAAAGAATCTTTTAAAGCGGCTAACGTGCCTTATATTGGACATACGGAAGTCTTGGAAGATTTAACAAAAACACATAATCCGTTAACTATGTTTCAAGTAAAAGATTTGAGAGTCTTTTTCTTTTCAAGGCATGTTTCTTTAAAAAAGGCTTGTGATTTAATTAAAAAAGATAAAATGGTTGAATTTATCGAAAAATGTACCGAAGCTGCAAAAATTTTGGGTATAGAAAATCCAAGGATAGCTGTAGCGGGTTTAAACCCTCATAGCGGAGAACATGGTCTTTTTGGCGATGAAGAAGTAAAAGAAATAGAACCGGCGGTTAAAATAGCCAGAGAAAAAGGAATTAACGTTGTTGGTCCTGTGCCGGCTGATTCTGTTTTCCATCAAGGTTTAATCGGTCGCTATGATTTAGTGTTATCTTTATATCATGACCAAGGTCATATTGCGACTAAAATGGTTGATTTTGAAAGAACGATTTCTTTAACCAACGGTATGCCGTTTTTACGTACTTCCGTCGACCACGGAACGGCTTTTGATATCGCAGGAACAGGGAAAGTAAGCTCGGTCAGTATGGAAGAAGCTATTCGTTTGGCTGCTGAATATGCACCAAAATTTAATAAAAGAGCGTAA
- a CDS encoding four-carbon acid sugar kinase family protein, whose product MDKIMIIADDLTGANATGVLLARERFKAITLLNYNDKELIKNFEVIALTTNSRGLEPKEAYKKVADAVDFLSSEPVSFFNKRIDSTLRGNIGAEVNAMLDKLPKHIAVVVASFPSSQRVSIGGFLMVGDIPLEMTAIAKDPKNPINTSLVSEIVESQTKRKTAYISLQSVLRGRECVLKDLIEHVKNGAEIVIVDASTDHNIKTIAEACYQSQLKIVTVDPGPFTYYYAKEFIGHTESKQAGKKIIAAIGSVSNLGRRQVQELRLNYDVLVEKIDSESLLDLNTKDSEIERVVKTIIKDIDNYRMFVLVTTLEEDDVLNLKQKALELNSSVEEISQTINKSIAQITHAIIDQTFGKIGGVYTSGGDVTVAFCQEANAKGVEVKDNIIPLAVYGRLIKGKYDRLPIITKGGMIGDDLTLVKCMEYLLTKTSTE is encoded by the coding sequence GATAAAGAGTTGATAAAAAATTTTGAAGTTATTGCGTTAACAACCAATAGCCGAGGGCTTGAGCCAAAAGAGGCATATAAAAAAGTTGCTGATGCCGTTGACTTTTTATCGTCTGAACCGGTGAGCTTTTTTAATAAAAGAATAGATTCTACTTTAAGGGGCAATATTGGAGCAGAGGTTAACGCCATGCTCGACAAGTTGCCAAAACATATTGCTGTTGTTGTGGCTTCCTTTCCATCTTCGCAAAGGGTAAGCATAGGCGGTTTTTTAATGGTTGGTGATATTCCCTTAGAAATGACCGCTATCGCCAAAGACCCTAAAAATCCTATAAATACATCTTTGGTCAGTGAAATTGTTGAGTCTCAAACCAAGAGAAAAACAGCATATATTTCTTTGCAATCTGTTTTGCGTGGGCGTGAGTGTGTTTTAAAAGATTTAATTGAGCATGTTAAAAACGGTGCGGAAATAGTAATAGTTGATGCGTCTACTGATCACAATATTAAAACAATAGCCGAAGCCTGTTATCAGTCTCAGCTTAAAATCGTTACAGTTGATCCCGGTCCTTTCACTTATTATTACGCTAAAGAATTTATAGGACACACAGAAAGTAAACAGGCCGGAAAAAAAATTATTGCAGCAATCGGTAGCGTTTCTAATTTAGGTAGAAGACAGGTACAAGAGTTGCGACTGAACTATGATGTTTTAGTTGAAAAAATTGACAGTGAAAGCTTACTTGATTTAAACACTAAAGACAGCGAGATAGAAAGGGTCGTTAAGACAATTATAAAAGATATAGATAATTATCGTATGTTTGTTTTAGTAACTACGCTTGAAGAAGATGATGTATTAAACCTTAAACAAAAAGCTTTGGAGCTAAATTCTAGCGTAGAAGAAATTTCACAGACTATAAATAAGTCAATAGCTCAAATAACCCACGCGATTATTGATCAAACTTTCGGGAAAATCGGTGGAGTTTATACTTCCGGCGGTGATGTAACCGTTGCTTTTTGTCAAGAAGCAAACGCTAAAGGGGTCGAGGTTAAAGACAATATTATTCCTTTAGCCGTATATGGTAGGTTAATAAAAGGCAAATATGACAGGCTACCTATTATTACTAAAGGCGGTATGATCGGTGATGACCTTACTTTAGTAAAATGTATGGAATATTTATTGACAAAAACCTCTACGGAATAA